A single region of the Glycine max cultivar Williams 82 chromosome 20, Glycine_max_v4.0, whole genome shotgun sequence genome encodes:
- the LOC102666816 gene encoding protein MAINTENANCE OF MERISTEMS-like, protein MVRTRGLGRALGQVTGRGVGRGDRDDSDDASQRRRPTASARRQRVAVTVAHDESVIPAPDVQDDPMEAPAAVEDIVVDIPTDTGAKAVEDEHEGFPGGLSDPSEHLELKLSSHGRKVHSLGRPVPTIEGLVAGTGLSPLIACSVDTGDRGLLSAFVEWWQRETSSFHLSVGELTITLDDVSSLLHLPVIGELHAFEPLHVDDAVQMLLDLLMVSPESARAETAQCRGPYVRLQWVRDIYERRCQAGHWTVAARTYLLHLLGCTLFANKSATNVHVVYLEAFRDLSMTERYAWGVAALVHMYDQLNDASMSHSRQLGGYITLLQCWIYEHFPLVANSIADQKYDEDSPLACRWIATKKTVKSIRTPAYRERLDRLRIPDGPVAVYYRPERVVRQFGYTQTIPTPPVDSWVLYDDIHDRWMHYENHIVPTGHALDPLPHGHAPQPRVVPQAPQTDIPHVPEPGASSTSAEEPRHAVEVCDDIAERLERL, encoded by the exons atggttaggactAGAGGATTAGGTCGTGCCTTAGGTCAGGTTACTGGCAGAGGTGTGGGCAGAGGAGATCgtgatgattctgatgatgcTTCGCAGCGTCGACGGCCTACTGCATCCGCACGGAGGCAACGAGTCGCTGTGACTGTGGCGCACGATGAGTCAGTCATCCCTGCGCCAGATGTTCAGGATGACCCGATGGAGGCACCAGCTGCTGTAGAGGACATTGTGGTAGACATTCCTACGGACACAGGCGCAAAAGCTGTTGAGGATGAGCATGAGGGATTTCCGGGTGGTCTGAGTGACCCATCC gagcaTCTTGAATTGAAGCTATCCTCTCATGGGAGGAAGGTCCACAGTTTAGGCAGGCCTGTCCCTACCATTGAGGGACTTGTTGCTGGTACAGGACTAAGTCCTCTGATCGCGTGTTCGGTAGACACCGGCGATCGGGGACTTTTGTCCGCGTTTGTGGAGTGGTGGCAACGGGAGACGTCTAGTTTCCATCTCTCGGTGGGAGAGCTCACCATCACGTTGGACGACGTCTCCTCGCTTCTCCATCTTCCCGTGATTGGCGAATTACACGCTTTTGAGCCCTTGCACGTGGACGATGCGGTTCAGATGTTGTTGGACTTATTGATGGTCTCTCCAGAGTCTGCTAGGGCTGAGACAGCCCAGTGTCGCGGACCGTACGTACGCCTGCAATGGGTACGTGATATATATGAGCGTCGATGCCAGGCAGGTCATTGGACAGTTGCGGCTCGCACATATCTTCTTCACCTTCTGGGTTGCACtctgtttgctaacaagagtgcaaccaatgTCCATGTTGTCTACTTGGAGGCCTTTCGTGACCTCAGTATGACGGAGAGGTACGCTTGGGGAGTGGCTGCTTTGGTGCATATGTACGACCAGCTGAACGATGCATCTATGAGCCACAGTCGACAGCTTGGCGGTTACATCACACTGCTGCAg TGCTGGATTTACGAGCACTTTCCGTTGGTCGCGAACTCCATTGCTGATCAGAAGTACGACGAGGATTCTCCGCTTGCGTGTAGGTGGATTGCGACCAAGAAGACCGTGAAGAGCATTCGTACGCCGGCATACAGGGAACGCCTGGACCGACTCCGGATTCCGGAT GGGCCTGTTGCTGTTTATTACCGACCGGAGAGGGTCGTGCGGCAGTTTGGCTACACGCAGACCATTCCTACTCCTCCTGTCGATTCATGGGTCTTGTATGATGATATACAcgacaggtggatgcactacGAGAATCATATCGTTCCAACAG GCCACGCATTAGATCCTCTGCCTCATGGTCACGCCCCACAGCCCCGAGTCGTCCCTCAGGCCCCGCAGACGGATATCCCTCACGTGCCGGAGCCAGGAGCATCGTCGACATCTGCGGAGGAGcctagacatgcagtg GAAGTTTGTGATGACATTGCTGAGAGGTTGGAGCGCCTCTGA
- the LOC100814506 gene encoding LOW QUALITY PROTEIN: CENP-B homolog protein 2-like (The sequence of the model RefSeq protein was modified relative to this genomic sequence to represent the inferred CDS: inserted 1 base in 1 codon) — MTSHLKGVAKSTMSDQIRKKLCEYKKDNPASTQKDLQRWLEGKFELKVSQGTISNTLKRSDDYLSAEIEKGRAEIKRHKPAKYPDMEKVVYEWFFQHQERVNITGELILQKARDTMKLVYPHDDSDFNFSIGWLGKFKHRHGIKSFRRFGESGYLDVQDMEQKLVSIREKIDQFPMKDVFNMDETGLFYRLQADHSLATKQLEGRKQDKERLTVLICCNEDGSEKIPLWIIGKYAKPRCFKNVNMNSLDCQYRANKKAWMTSVLFDEYVHSFDQMMHGRKVLLVVDNCPTHPRNIEGLRNVELLFLPPKMTSKIQPCDAGIIRAFKMHYRRRFYRKILEGYEVGQSDPGKINVLDAINLAIPAWTIDVQKETIMNSFRHCKIRSASDVARNLDEFTFDEETQDLETMINQCGYRNKMDIDNLMNYPGENEACSEVQSLEDIVGTIIENNAEDDGEDDTESLEPVTRKEALMASNTLHNFMIQYKNTTPELLDAIRKVRDELQIDLNFKXKQTTIESYFNRV, encoded by the exons ATGACTTCTCATCTAAAAGGTGTTGCAAAATCAACTATGTCAGATCAAATACGTAAGAAGTTGTGCGAGTACAAGAAAGATAATCCTGCAAGCACACAAAAAGACTTGCAGAGATGGCTTGAGGGAAAATTTGAGTTGAAAGTTAGTCAAGGAACAATATCAAACACACTTAAGCGGTCAGATGACTATCTCTCTGCTGAAATAGAAAAGGGAAGAGCAGAGATCAAAAGACACAAACCAGCAAAATATCCTGACATGGAGAAGGTTGTTTATGAGTGGTTTTTCCAGCATCAAGAACGTGTGAATATCACAGGAGAATTAATTTTGCAGAAGGCAAGAGATACAATGAAACTCGTGTACCCTCATGATGATTCAGATTTTAACTTCTCTATAGGATGGCTTGGGAAATTCAAGCACCGACATGGCATAAAGTCATTTCGTCGTTTTGGCGAGAGTGGGTATCTTGATGTACAAGACATGGAGCAGAAATTGGTATCGATTCGGGAGAAAATTGATCAGTTCCCTATGAAAGATGTTTTCAATATGGATGAAACTGGGTTGTTTTATAGGTTACAAGCTGATCATTCACTGGCAACAAAACAACTTGAAGGAAGAAAACAAGATAAAGAAAGGTTGACGGTACTTATTTGTTGCAATGAAGATGGCTCTGAAAAAATCCCTCTATGGATTATTGGGAAATATGCAAAGCCTCGTTGCTTCAAGAATGTCAACATGAATAGCTTGGATTGTCAGTATCGAGCTAACAAAAAAGCATGGATGACTAGTGTGCTTTTTGATGAATATGTTCATTCATTTGACCAAATGATGCATGGTAGAAAAGTTCTACTTGTGGTGGATAATTGTCCAACACATCCAAGAAATATTGAAGGGCTAAGAAACGTTGAGTTGTTATTCTTGCCACCCAAGATGACATCAAAGATTCAACCTTGCGATGCTGGGATAATAAGAGCTTTCAAGATGCATTACCGCAGAAGGTTTTACCGCAAAATATTGGAAGGTTATGAGGTGGGACAATCTGATCCAGGGAAGATAAATGTCCTTGATGCTATCAATTTGGCAATCCCAGCTTGGACGATAGACGttcaaaaagaaacaataatgaATTCCTTTCGACACTGTAAAATTCGTTCAGCTAGTGACGTTGCAAGAAATTTGGATGAATTCACTTTTGATGAAGAAACTCAAGACCTCGAGACTATGATCAATCAATGTGGCTATCGTAATAAGATGGATATCGACAATCTAATGAACTACCCAGGTGAAAATGAAGCATGTTCGGAGGTTCAGAGTTTAGAAGATATTGTGGGTACTATCATTGAGAACAATGCAGAGGATGATGGCGAAGATGATACGGAGTCTTTGGAGCCTGTTACGCGAAAGGAAGCACTTATGGCATCGAACACTCTTCACAACTTTATGATACAATACAAAAATACAACACCTGAGCTATTGGATGCAATAAGAAAAGTTAGAGATGAGCTCCAAATAGACttgaatttta gaaaacagacaactattgaatcatatttcaatagagtgtaa
- the LOC100789181 gene encoding pentatricopeptide repeat-containing protein At4g38150, whose amino-acid sequence MALFGRGTVAAIRRSALIFTSNSNKSLFRSHPFSAPISLNVSNSNAIHRHFSSTKKPVDTKVNFSLSDTDDEDNKENGTSKKAVPPPYDPFSKKPAVEDPSSDPKDLQQIFHNMRTGDGLFSHAVKMFDALSKEGLTHEALELFAQIKDKGHMPDVVAHTAVLEAYANAAQPKEALKVYMRMLASGVSPNAYTYAVLIKGLAAAADVKFVKEASKYVLEMMDKGMKPNVQTYACVFEGLVREEKLDEAARLLEQMKGKGFVPDEKAVREVLASKRGPVFRNVIDVLFGK is encoded by the coding sequence ATGGCTTTGTTTGGCAGAGGCACAGTTGCAGCAATACGTCGTAGCGCTTTAATTTTCACCTCCAACTCTAATAAGAGCTTATTCCGCAGCCACCCATTTTCCGCACCCATTTCTCTCAACGTTTCAAACTCCAACGCGATTCATCGGCACTTCAGTTCCACCAAGAAGCCCGTGGACACCAAGGTCAACTTCTCCCTCTCCGACACAGACGACGAAGACAACAAAGAAAACGGCACGAGCAAGAAGGCAGTGCCACCCCCTTACGATCCCTTCAGCAAGAAGCCCGCAGTAGAAGATCCCTCCTCGGACCCAAAGGACCTGCAACAGATATTCCACAACATGAGAACCGGCGACGGCTTATTCAGCCACGCAGTCAAGATGTTCGACGCATTGTCCAAAGAGGGTCTCACCCACGAAGCCCTGGAGCTCTTCGCCCAGATCAAGGACAAGGGCCACATGCCCGACGTGGTGGCCCACACCGCCGTCCTCGAGGCCTACGCCAACGCCGCTCAGCCAAAAGAGGCTCTCAAGGTTTACATGCGCATGTTGGCTTCTGGGGTCTCTCCCAATGCTTACACCTATGCGGTTCTTATCAAGGGtcttgctgctgctgctgatgttAAGTTTGTGAAGGAAGCTAGTAAGTACGTTTTGGAGATGATGGATAAGGGAATGAAACCTAATGTGCAGACTTATGCTTGTGTGTTTGAGGGGTTGGTGAGGGAGGAGAAGCTTGATGAGGCTGCACGCTTGTTGGAGCAGATGAAGGGTAAGGGGTTTGTTCCTGACGAGAAGGCTGTGAGGGAGGTTCTAGCCAGTAAAAGAGGGCCTGTCTTTAGAAATGTTATCGACGTTCTTTTTGGTAAGTAG
- the LOC100815040 gene encoding DEAD-box ATP-dependent RNA helicase 3, chloroplastic has product MASTVGISSSISICKNPSFQLLRRPTATTTSVFFNTLPRNRNATLSSLPSAIATPTSSILTEQPFKGLTLDDASNSNQFGYDYEPDTNVSDHELDISKLGLPSPLVHSLQQRGITSLFPIQRAVLVPALEGKDIIARAKTGTGKTLAFGIPILKGLTDDDEQSSHRRSGRLPKALVLAPTRELAKQVEKEIQESAPYLKTVCVYGGVSYVTQQGALSHGVDVVVGTPGRIIDLVNGNSLKLSEVQYLVLDEADRMLAVGFEEDVEVILDKVPAQRQTMLFSATMPGWVKKLSRKYLNNPLTIDLVGEQEEKLAEGIKLYALSATASSKRTVLSDLITVYAKGGKTIVFTQTKKDADEVSMALTSSIASEALHGDISQHQRERTLNGFRQGKFTVLVATDVAARGLDIPNVDLVIHYELPNDAETFVHRSGRTGRAGKEGTAILMYTSSQRRTVRSLERDVGCKFEFVSPPAMEEILESSAEQVVATLNRVHPESVDFFIATAQKLVEEQGARALAAALAQMSGFSQPPSCRSLINHEQGWTTLQLTRDPDTSARYFSARSVTGFLSDVYSPAADEVGKIHLIADERVQGAVFDLPEEIAKELLTKDLPSGNTISKITKLPPLQDDEPASDFYGKFSDRDRSNRRGSRDQRGFRSSRGWEGGQDSDDEFGQGGRSFRSGNKFRMGKSSGDDWLIGGSSRSSRFSSSNRSGGHGGACFNCGKPGHRASDCTTKKRVFF; this is encoded by the exons ATGGCTTCCACCGTAGGTATCTCTTCTTCCATCTCCATATGCAAAAACCCCTCTTTTCAACTCCTCAGAAGACCAACCGCCACAACCACCTCTGTTTTCTTCAACACCCTTCCCCGTAACCGTAACGCCACACTCTCTTCCCTTCCTTCCGCCATTGCCACCCCCACCTCATCCATTCTCACAGAACAACCCTTCAAGGGTTTAACTTTAGACGACGCTAGTAATAGCAACCAATTTGGCTATGACTACGAACCTGACACCAATGTGAGCGACCACGAACTCGACATTTCCAAGTTGGGTTTACCTTCGCCCCTCGTTCACTCCCTACAACAACGTGGGATCACCAGTCTTTTCCCCATTCAG AGAGCTGTGTTAGTGCCTGCACTAGAAGGTAAAGATATCATTGCTCGTGCAAAGACCGGAACTGGCAAGACATTAGCATTCGGAATTCCAATTCTTAAGGGCCTCACTGATGATGATGAACAAAGTTCTCACAG gAGGTCTGGGAGGCTTCCTAAAGCATTGGTCCTTGCACCTACCAGGGAGTTAGCAAAGCAAGTCGAGAAAGAGATACAAGAATCTGCACCTTATCTCAAAACAGTTTGTGTTTATGGTGGTGTTTCTTATGTAACCCAGCAGGGTGCGCTTTCCCACGGTGTTGATGTGGTGGTTGGAACGCCGGGTAGGATAATTGACCTGGTGAATGGAAACAGCCTTAAACTGAGTGAGGTTCAGTATTTGGTGCTTGATGAAGCTGATCGGATGCTTGCTGTTGGGTTTGAGGAGGATGTGGAGGTCATTTTAGATAAGGTCCCAGCTCAGCGCCAGACCATGCTTTTTTCTGCGACCATGCCTGGTTGGGTGAAGAAACTGTCAAGAAAGTATTTGAATAACCCTTTGACGATTGATTTG GTTGGTGAACAAGAAGAGAAGCTTGCTGAAGGGATCAAACTTTATGCTTTATCAGCGACTGCCTCTTCAAAACGGACAGTTCTTTCTGATCTTATAACT GTTTATGCAAAGGGTGGGAAGACTATTGTTTTTACGCAGACAAAAAAGGATGCTGATGAAGTATCAATGGCATTAACAAGTAGTATAGCTTCCGAAGCACTGCATGGTGATATATCTCAGCATCAGAGAGAGAGAACATTGAATGGTTTTCGGCAAGGGAAATTCACAGTGCTTGTTGCCACTGATGTTGCAGCTCGTGGACTTGATATTCCCAATGTTGATTTG GTTATACATTATGAACTTCCCAATGATGCTGAGACTTTTGTACATCGTTCTGGTCGTACTGGGCGTGCAGGAAAAGAGGGTACTGCCATTCTGATGTACACCAGTAGCCAGAGGAGAACAGTTAGATCCCTTGAGCGTGATGTAGGCTGCaaatttgaatttgttagtccaCCAGCTATGGAAGAGATCTTGGAGTCATCTGCTGAGCAAGTTGTTGCTACACTTAATAGAGTTCATCCTGAGTCTGTTGATTTTTTCATTGCAACTGCACAAAAACTGGTTGAAGAACAAGGTGCAAGGGCCCTTGCAGCTGCTCTAGCACAGATGAGTGGATTCTCTCAACCTCCTTCATGCCGGTCTCTTATCAATCATGAACAG GGATGGACTACATTGCAACTGACTCGAGATCCAGATACTTCTGCAAGATATTTTTCTGCAAGATCTGTCACTGGGTTTCTTTCAGATGTTTATTCTCCAGCTGCTGATGAAGTTggaaaaatacatttaattgcAGATGAGAGG GTTCAAGGAGCTGTTTTTGATCTTCCAGAGGAAATAGCTAAAGAGTTACTCACTAAGGATCTGCCATCTGGAAACACTATTTCCAAAATCACTAAG TTACCTCCTTTGCAAGATGATGAACCTGCAAGTGATTTCTATGGGAAGTTTTCTGACAGAGATCGAAGTAACCGAAGAGGTTCTAGGGATCAGAGAGGTTTTAGAAGTTCACGAGGATGGGAAGGAGGCCAAGACTCTGATGATGAGTTTGGACAAGGTGGTAGAAGTTTCAGATCTGGCAACAAGTTTCGAATGGGTAAAAGCAGCGGGGATGACTGGCTAATTGGAGGCAGTAGTAGATCAAGCAGGTTTTCATCATCCAACAG AAGCGGCGGGCATGGAGGGGCCTGCTTTAATTGTGGAAAACCTGGCCATCGGGCATCAGATTGTACCACCAAAAAACGAGTCTTTTTCTAG